A region of Pirellulaceae bacterium DNA encodes the following proteins:
- a CDS encoding DUF2752 domain-containing protein: MSEAAQRQETRYHLFILLICLGILWLSFALQLKGDVQVVTPTVGWTLPSICAFRNLFGLDCPGCGLTRSFISFAQGDWNASFQFHPLGWMMFLFVAMQIPFRLVQLNRLRQHRSVIYWPGAVWLGWGLMMLLIAQWVIRGIGGRW, from the coding sequence GTGAGCGAAGCCGCCCAGCGGCAGGAGACACGTTACCATCTCTTCATTCTCTTGATCTGTCTCGGCATTCTCTGGTTGTCTTTCGCGTTGCAGCTGAAAGGTGATGTGCAAGTTGTTACGCCGACCGTCGGCTGGACGTTGCCTTCGATTTGTGCCTTCCGGAATCTGTTCGGCTTGGATTGTCCCGGTTGCGGGCTAACTCGTAGTTTTATCAGTTTTGCACAAGGTGACTGGAACGCATCGTTCCAGTTTCATCCCCTTGGCTGGATGATGTTTCTGTTTGTCGCCATGCAGATTCCTTTTCGCTTGGTTCAGCTGAACCGTCTACGTCAGCATCGATCGGTGATCTATTGGCCAGGGGCGGTTTGGTTAGGATGGGGATTGATGATGTTGTTGATTGCCCAATGGGTCATTCGGGGAATCGGAGGAAGATGGTGA
- a CDS encoding response regulator — protein sequence MADNKILIADDNQANAELLEAYLSDLDCDLEFACDGEDTLTKVDSFAPDLILLDVMMPKRSGFEVCEHLKADPNTSSIMILMVTALNELGDIERAVHAGTDDFLSKPVNKPELLKRVENMLTLKDTRDENERLRRYIEKMDDVQS from the coding sequence ATGGCTGACAACAAAATTTTGATCGCTGATGACAACCAAGCAAATGCTGAATTGCTGGAGGCGTATCTCTCCGATCTCGATTGCGATTTGGAGTTCGCCTGCGATGGCGAGGACACGTTGACCAAGGTCGACTCCTTCGCACCGGACCTGATTCTGCTGGACGTTATGATGCCAAAGCGCAGCGGGTTCGAGGTCTGTGAGCATTTGAAGGCCGATCCCAACACAAGCTCAATCATGATTCTGATGGTCACGGCATTGAACGAATTAGGGGATATTGAGCGAGCCGTGCATGCGGGCACGGATGACTTTCTCTCGAAGCCTGTCAATAAACCTGAGCTGCTAAAACGTGTAGAGAATATGTTGACCCTCAAGGATACTCGTGACGAAAATGAGCGATTGCGGCGATATATTGAAAAGATGGACGACGTCCAGTCCTGA
- a CDS encoding endonuclease III domain-containing protein: protein MFSIFVAFELLQKAYGAQHWWPGESVFEVIVGTILTQNTNWKNVERALGNLRDENLLCVDGMRDLPTTALAELIRPAGYYRQKSRRLHNFLRFLDETYDGDLELMFEEPVDELREKLLSINGVGPETADSILLYAGQLPAFVVDTYTARVFKRHGWSEAEADYYALQSAAEQALPRDVKLYNEFHALIVQVGKLHCGRIPQCDGCPLQSILPASGPLDPCS from the coding sequence ATGTTCTCCATCTTTGTAGCCTTCGAACTGCTGCAAAAAGCATATGGTGCTCAGCATTGGTGGCCCGGAGAGTCAGTCTTCGAAGTCATTGTGGGAACGATTCTGACGCAAAATACAAATTGGAAGAACGTTGAACGAGCGTTAGGAAATTTGCGTGATGAAAATCTACTTTGTGTAGACGGTATGCGGGATTTACCGACCACCGCATTGGCCGAATTGATTCGACCGGCCGGATACTACCGACAAAAGTCGAGACGTTTGCACAATTTCCTTCGTTTTCTTGATGAAACTTACGACGGGGATCTCGAATTGATGTTTGAGGAACCGGTCGACGAGCTTCGTGAAAAATTACTTTCGATTAATGGGGTTGGTCCTGAAACGGCTGACTCGATTTTACTCTATGCGGGCCAGCTACCTGCTTTTGTTGTCGATACTTACACGGCACGCGTGTTCAAGCGGCATGGCTGGAGCGAGGCCGAAGCCGATTACTATGCGTTGCAATCAGCGGCTGAGCAAGCGTTGCCGCGAGACGTGAAACTCTACAATGAGTTTCATGCGCTCATTGTGCAGGTCGGCAAGCTGCATTGCGGCAGAATACCCCAATGCGACGGCTGTCCGTTGCAATCGATTTTGCCGGCCAGCGGACCGCTCGACCCCTGCTCTTAA
- a CDS encoding HPr family phosphocarrier protein — MEPQSVRKTVTVVNPQGLHARPADLFVKTANQFSATIEVTKGNETVDGKSILSILTLAAEQGTELEINATGSDAQRALAALSELVENGFE, encoded by the coding sequence ATGGAACCGCAAAGCGTCAGGAAGACGGTGACCGTCGTCAATCCTCAGGGGCTGCACGCGCGCCCTGCTGATTTGTTTGTGAAAACTGCCAATCAGTTTTCTGCAACAATCGAGGTCACGAAGGGGAATGAAACTGTGGATGGGAAGAGCATTTTAAGCATCCTCACACTAGCGGCAGAACAGGGAACAGAGCTGGAGATAAACGCGACCGGTAGCGATGCCCAAAGAGCTTTGGCGGCGTTATCCGAACTGGTCGAAAACGGATTCGAATAG
- the raiA gene encoding ribosome-associated translation inhibitor RaiA encodes MQINISTRHGHLSSQSQEKITEKVTKLTRFHERLSSTTVTVDLENEERPDVEIQVTAEKAKRFVASSQSENLMGAVESVINKIEQQLKKDKEKRSTHRNQGRRNLETESESEQSI; translated from the coding sequence GTGCAGATAAACATCTCAACCAGACACGGTCACCTTAGCTCCCAAAGCCAAGAAAAGATCACCGAGAAAGTCACCAAATTAACTCGTTTTCACGAGCGACTTTCCTCAACCACGGTCACTGTGGACCTGGAGAACGAAGAACGACCCGATGTGGAAATCCAAGTGACGGCCGAAAAAGCGAAGCGCTTTGTGGCCTCAAGTCAGTCAGAAAATCTGATGGGTGCGGTTGAGTCGGTGATTAACAAAATCGAACAACAGCTCAAAAAAGACAAAGAAAAGCGATCAACTCATCGCAATCAAGGACGACGCAACCTCGAAACGGAATCAGAGTCCGAACAGTCAATTTAG
- a CDS encoding alpha/beta fold hydrolase — protein MVIRKIELADFSLSMFEQGSGVPLLLVHGFPLDHTMWAEQCADLSVDYRVLAPDLRGFGSSDGIDVTEYSMQCFADDLANLLDTVGVDEPIVFCGLSMGGYIAWQFWQHHRERLRALILCDTRAAADADEVARARRYMANHVMSEGTASLGAGMVTKLFSQATLDQSGPQLAQVRQVIAAAKPESIAAAQRGMAARPDMTEYLSQIDLPTLLIAGEEDVITTADEMRTISQQLPKSEFHLIAQAGHMAPTEQPQAVNTIIRQFLTQANLEC, from the coding sequence ATGGTGATACGAAAGATCGAGCTTGCAGACTTTAGCCTGTCCATGTTTGAACAAGGTTCCGGTGTGCCGTTATTGCTCGTGCATGGTTTTCCGCTCGATCACACAATGTGGGCGGAGCAATGTGCAGATTTGTCAGTGGATTATCGGGTTCTGGCGCCGGACTTGCGTGGCTTCGGAAGCAGTGATGGGATCGATGTGACGGAATACAGCATGCAATGTTTTGCCGATGACTTGGCCAACTTGCTCGATACCGTGGGCGTTGATGAGCCGATTGTGTTCTGTGGTCTTTCTATGGGCGGCTACATTGCCTGGCAGTTTTGGCAGCATCACCGAGAACGGCTACGTGCTTTGATCTTATGCGATACGAGAGCGGCTGCCGATGCGGATGAAGTTGCCCGCGCCCGACGCTACATGGCGAATCATGTGATGTCGGAGGGGACCGCATCACTCGGTGCCGGTATGGTGACAAAACTGTTCTCGCAAGCCACGTTGGATCAGTCAGGACCTCAACTCGCTCAAGTACGTCAAGTCATTGCCGCAGCCAAGCCGGAGTCGATTGCTGCAGCTCAACGTGGTATGGCTGCCAGGCCTGATATGACCGAATACCTCTCTCAGATCGACTTGCCGACCTTGCTGATCGCGGGTGAAGAGGATGTGATTACTACCGCGGACGAAATGCGAACGATCTCGCAGCAGTTGCCGAAATCCGAGTTTCACTTGATTGCACAAGCGGGGCACATGGCGCCAACCGAACAGCCTCAGGCGGTAAACACCATTATTCGACAGTTCTTGACGCAAGCCAATTTGGAGTGCTGA
- a CDS encoding PTS sugar transporter subunit IIA, with protein MKFADFVCQGAIRAELAAEDKESVIRELVTALVEAGKVSETDKEDIVKAIIKREELGSTGIGRGVAVPHTKHPSVERLVGTVGISHDGVDFDSLDGEKVQLLFLLISPPDRPGDHLRALENISRQLRDDMFCKFLKQAKTCEDICQLLEEADNNQFVS; from the coding sequence ATGAAATTCGCAGATTTTGTTTGCCAAGGTGCAATTCGCGCCGAGTTGGCAGCTGAGGACAAAGAATCAGTCATTCGAGAATTAGTCACAGCACTGGTTGAGGCAGGAAAGGTATCGGAGACGGACAAGGAAGACATCGTCAAGGCAATTATCAAACGCGAGGAGCTCGGCAGTACGGGGATTGGCCGCGGTGTGGCCGTTCCGCACACGAAGCACCCGAGCGTTGAACGTTTGGTAGGCACGGTTGGCATCAGCCACGATGGAGTGGACTTCGACAGTCTTGACGGCGAAAAGGTGCAATTATTGTTCCTGCTCATTTCGCCTCCTGACCGTCCGGGAGATCACCTGCGAGCTCTTGAAAACATTTCACGTCAGCTTCGTGATGATATGTTCTGCAAGTTTCTCAAGCAGGCCAAAACCTGCGAAGACATTTGCCAACTGCTGGAAGAAGCCGACAACAATCAATTTGTGTCATAA
- the glyA gene encoding serine hydroxymethyltransferase, whose product MNQLQHQDPEVWAAMESESERQRDGLEMIASENYTSCAVMQALGSVLTNKYAEGYPGRRYYGGCEYVDVVEDLARDRACELFGAEHANVQPHAGSQANMAVFLTVLEAGDTVLGLDLAHGGHLTHGMRLNVSGKLYNFHHYGVTPDEHRIDFDQVAQMAREHRPKMIIAGASAYPREIEHARFAEIAKEVGALLMVDMAHYAGLVAAGLHNSPVPVADFVTTTTHKTLRGPRSGLCLCREEYAKKLDRSVFPGIQGGPLMHAVAGKAVCFREALQPDFKGYVQQVIDNAKALAEVLLEGGLKLVSGGTDNHLLLVDVTPLGIGGKLAEAVLDDCAITVNKNMIPFDERKPMDPSGIRVGTPALTTRGMGTEQMREVGKLMLSALGDPENKNNLSEVRAAVIELCGDFPVPATACEAV is encoded by the coding sequence ATGAATCAATTGCAGCACCAGGATCCCGAAGTGTGGGCCGCGATGGAATCCGAGTCCGAGCGTCAACGGGACGGTCTGGAGATGATCGCAAGTGAAAATTACACGAGCTGTGCCGTGATGCAGGCCTTGGGCAGTGTTTTGACCAACAAGTATGCCGAAGGCTATCCCGGACGTCGCTACTACGGTGGCTGTGAGTATGTGGACGTGGTCGAAGACCTGGCACGCGATCGGGCCTGTGAGTTGTTCGGCGCCGAGCATGCGAATGTGCAACCGCACGCTGGCTCACAGGCGAACATGGCTGTTTTTCTGACAGTGCTCGAGGCGGGTGACACCGTATTGGGATTAGACCTTGCTCATGGTGGACACCTCACCCATGGCATGCGACTAAACGTTTCGGGCAAGCTCTACAATTTCCACCACTACGGCGTCACTCCGGACGAACACCGAATCGACTTCGATCAGGTCGCTCAAATGGCGCGTGAACATCGGCCCAAAATGATTATCGCGGGTGCCAGTGCTTATCCTCGTGAGATCGAACATGCACGCTTTGCGGAAATTGCCAAAGAAGTTGGTGCTCTCTTGATGGTCGACATGGCGCACTATGCAGGCCTTGTCGCAGCCGGCTTGCACAACAGCCCGGTTCCGGTGGCCGACTTTGTGACGACCACAACTCATAAGACCTTGCGTGGACCACGATCTGGCTTGTGCCTTTGCCGCGAGGAGTACGCGAAAAAGCTGGATCGAAGTGTTTTTCCTGGCATTCAAGGTGGGCCGCTGATGCATGCGGTTGCAGGAAAAGCCGTTTGTTTTCGTGAGGCACTCCAGCCTGATTTTAAAGGGTACGTTCAACAAGTGATTGACAATGCGAAGGCGCTTGCCGAAGTGCTTCTCGAAGGCGGCCTTAAACTGGTCAGTGGTGGCACAGACAATCACTTACTGTTGGTCGATGTGACACCGTTGGGCATTGGGGGGAAGTTAGCCGAAGCGGTCTTAGACGATTGCGCAATCACGGTTAATAAAAACATGATTCCCTTCGACGAACGGAAACCGATGGATCCTTCGGGGATTCGTGTGGGAACGCCCGCTCTGACGACTCGAGGGATGGGGACCGAACAAATGCGGGAAGTTGGTAAACTGATGCTGTCCGCACTCGGTGATCCCGAAAATAAGAATAATTTGTCGGAAGTTCGCGCAGCTGTCATCGAACTGTGTGGCGACTTTCCCGTTCCCGCTACCGCCTGCGAAGCTGTCTAA
- a CDS encoding DUF2617 family protein → MPVARPKVAELLFQVYGRVLHPELFEVHQTRVVERGGYQAKIQITNAGHLVTWAYGGLTLTEVAAASNHPLPQRRRLLSHRLQGERSDTVKCRGGCAYQMSFQLEPLDPEVFWTFQQELVQDGKRQGMLHTFDSSGRVSLGAISYINLETRNRSLLVQAFHTFPDDSAIVKSQSLFQLP, encoded by the coding sequence GTGCCTGTCGCTCGACCAAAAGTCGCCGAGTTGTTATTCCAAGTCTACGGAAGAGTGCTCCACCCTGAACTTTTTGAAGTTCATCAGACACGAGTCGTAGAGCGAGGCGGCTACCAGGCAAAGATCCAAATTACCAATGCGGGCCATTTGGTCACTTGGGCATACGGTGGGTTAACATTGACGGAGGTGGCTGCCGCCTCGAATCATCCACTTCCTCAGCGACGTCGATTGCTGTCCCATCGCCTGCAGGGCGAACGATCTGACACCGTCAAATGCCGTGGCGGATGCGCTTACCAGATGAGTTTTCAGTTGGAACCATTAGACCCGGAGGTCTTTTGGACATTTCAACAGGAGCTTGTTCAAGATGGCAAACGCCAGGGAATGCTACACACATTTGATTCCAGTGGCCGAGTTTCACTGGGAGCGATTAGCTACATCAATCTTGAAACACGAAACCGTAGCCTACTTGTCCAAGCATTTCACACGTTTCCTGACGACAGCGCGATCGTCAAAAGCCAATCGTTATTTCAGCTCCCCTAA
- a CDS encoding 4-(cytidine 5'-diphospho)-2-C-methyl-D-erythritol kinase has translation MYVLRRRTRLDIWAPAKLNLYLEVLDRRADGFHEIETLMVSVSLFDRLRLTPSDDGKISLRCRWVSGYGETSDLGDLPTGSDNLVMRALDRLSEASGVQRGLQVELQKRIPTSAGLGGGSSDAAAALIGANRLWQLNWSRERLTEIAAELGSDVPYFFFGKPAVCRGRGEQIEPIESELKQHVVIIRPPEGLSTPAVYKQVDLSSPSNQIQPTLACMQGRQVRDISRRMFNRLQPAAIRVSPWIGRLQREFDRLDVLGHQMSGSGSSYFGFCRSARHARRISSMLRARCPGRVFEVTTLPGSQRCIVEASKN, from the coding sequence ATGTATGTCCTTCGACGCAGGACGCGACTCGACATTTGGGCACCGGCCAAGTTGAACCTCTATCTTGAGGTGCTTGACCGCCGTGCGGATGGATTTCATGAAATTGAAACCCTCATGGTCTCCGTCTCTCTATTCGACCGACTGCGTTTGACTCCTTCCGACGACGGGAAGATCTCCCTTCGATGCCGTTGGGTGTCGGGGTATGGCGAGACTTCTGACCTTGGCGACCTTCCAACCGGCTCTGATAACTTGGTGATGCGAGCTTTAGATCGTTTGAGCGAAGCAAGCGGAGTTCAGCGTGGCCTGCAAGTTGAGCTGCAAAAACGAATTCCAACGTCAGCCGGGCTTGGTGGTGGCTCAAGTGACGCGGCTGCCGCGCTGATTGGCGCCAATCGGTTGTGGCAGCTGAATTGGTCGCGCGAACGGCTCACGGAAATCGCTGCTGAACTAGGCAGCGATGTGCCGTACTTTTTTTTCGGCAAGCCTGCGGTTTGTCGAGGGCGAGGCGAACAAATTGAACCGATCGAGAGCGAATTAAAACAGCACGTGGTGATCATCCGCCCACCAGAGGGCTTGTCGACGCCTGCCGTTTATAAACAAGTAGACTTATCTTCCCCTTCGAATCAAATTCAACCGACGCTCGCGTGTATGCAGGGTCGGCAGGTTCGGGATATTTCGCGACGCATGTTTAATCGGCTGCAACCAGCCGCGATTCGTGTGTCGCCATGGATTGGACGACTCCAACGTGAGTTCGATCGACTTGACGTGTTAGGCCATCAGATGAGTGGAAGCGGAAGCAGCTATTTTGGTTTCTGCCGATCGGCTCGACACGCAAGACGCATCAGCTCAATGCTTCGTGCGCGATGCCCGGGCAGGGTTTTTGAAGTTACGACCCTGCCTGGCAGTCAGCGATGCATCGTTGAGGCGAGCAAAAACTAG
- a CDS encoding SpoVG family protein, which produces MEITEVRIKLMEDTDDRLQGFCSVTFDDCFVVRDLKIIEGSNGPFVAMPSRKLTGHCPKCGCKNHLRAAFCNQCGLRLKDDLAVKDQDGRAKLYADIAHPINSACREMIQQRVIAEYRKEQERAKEPDYVSRYDDYYECEDKSAAKLPEKMHAEPASSEPRAPHSMPARRPASREQVEPQGRDDFGAGIF; this is translated from the coding sequence GTGGAAATTACTGAAGTTCGAATCAAATTGATGGAAGACACTGACGACCGTCTACAAGGGTTTTGTTCCGTTACATTTGATGACTGCTTTGTGGTTCGTGATCTCAAAATCATCGAAGGATCCAACGGTCCTTTTGTTGCGATGCCTAGCCGCAAGCTCACCGGTCACTGTCCGAAATGCGGATGCAAGAATCATTTGCGAGCAGCTTTTTGCAATCAATGTGGATTGCGATTGAAGGATGACTTAGCGGTCAAAGATCAGGACGGACGTGCCAAGTTGTATGCGGACATCGCTCACCCGATCAATTCTGCTTGTCGGGAAATGATTCAGCAAAGAGTGATTGCAGAGTATCGGAAAGAGCAAGAACGAGCCAAAGAGCCTGACTACGTCTCTCGGTACGACGACTACTATGAATGCGAAGACAAGTCGGCTGCCAAGTTGCCAGAAAAGATGCACGCGGAACCGGCGTCCAGCGAGCCTCGTGCACCGCACTCCATGCCGGCTCGAAGGCCGGCGAGTCGGGAGCAGGTTGAACCGCAGGGCAGAGATGATTTCGGGGCCGGAATCTTTTAG
- a CDS encoding replication-associated recombination protein A, with product MSLFESQERENLNRAQPLAARMRPQSLTEFVGQQHFLAEGKLLRRLLQADRLGSVIFYGPPGTGKTTLAQLLAQESRSRFSELSAVTSGVKDVRAALQAAQDELATGGRRTLLFIDEIHRFNRAQQDALLHDVENGVVILVGATTANPFFAVNSALVSRSQIFQFEPLEAEDLKDLLQRALKDSRRGLGYIPVEVEEEALEYLAEISDGDARRALGALEIAVLSSPERPVRLTRELAAESVQKKAFDYDAAGDTHYDCASALIKSIRGSDADAALYWLARMLEGGEDVRFLTRRLVILASEDVGNADPQALSLAVAAMQACEFVGLPECQLTLSQTVTYLACAPKSNAATRAIAAARADVQSGRVLTVPRHLRDRHYAGAEQLDHGTDYHYAHNSENGIVAQDYLGVEREYYQPVHRGFELELSARLVQIRRELRGSQED from the coding sequence ATGTCTTTGTTCGAGTCTCAAGAGCGCGAGAATCTCAACCGTGCCCAGCCACTTGCCGCGAGAATGCGGCCGCAGTCCTTGACGGAATTTGTAGGGCAGCAACATTTTCTTGCCGAAGGGAAATTGCTCCGTCGACTCCTGCAAGCCGATCGATTAGGTTCGGTGATTTTCTACGGGCCGCCGGGTACGGGGAAAACCACATTGGCGCAATTATTGGCCCAAGAATCTCGTTCACGTTTCAGTGAACTGAGTGCGGTGACGAGTGGGGTCAAAGACGTTCGTGCTGCTCTGCAAGCGGCCCAGGATGAACTTGCCACAGGCGGGCGACGGACGTTGTTGTTCATCGATGAAATCCACCGTTTTAATCGAGCACAGCAAGATGCGCTGTTGCACGATGTGGAAAACGGAGTCGTGATTTTGGTAGGTGCGACCACCGCGAATCCATTCTTCGCTGTCAATTCAGCGCTGGTCAGTCGTAGTCAGATCTTTCAGTTCGAACCGCTCGAGGCCGAGGACTTGAAGGATTTGCTGCAGCGCGCGTTGAAGGATTCTCGTCGTGGGTTGGGGTATATTCCCGTGGAAGTAGAGGAAGAGGCCTTGGAGTACCTTGCTGAAATTTCGGATGGAGACGCGCGCCGTGCCTTAGGCGCGTTGGAAATTGCGGTGCTTTCGAGTCCAGAACGTCCGGTGCGATTGACGCGTGAATTAGCTGCTGAGTCAGTGCAAAAAAAAGCCTTCGATTATGATGCAGCCGGCGATACGCATTATGATTGTGCTAGCGCACTCATTAAAAGTATTCGCGGTAGCGATGCGGACGCGGCGCTCTACTGGCTCGCTCGCATGCTTGAAGGAGGCGAGGATGTCCGCTTTTTGACGCGACGGCTTGTGATTCTTGCCAGTGAAGATGTCGGTAACGCGGACCCGCAAGCGTTGTCCTTGGCCGTTGCTGCCATGCAAGCCTGCGAATTTGTCGGTTTGCCCGAATGCCAACTAACGCTCTCGCAAACAGTCACTTATCTTGCCTGTGCTCCAAAATCAAATGCGGCTACGCGGGCGATCGCCGCGGCCCGAGCGGATGTGCAAAGTGGCCGAGTGCTTACCGTGCCGCGTCATCTGAGAGATCGTCATTATGCCGGAGCTGAGCAGCTTGATCATGGAACCGATTATCACTACGCCCACAACAGCGAAAATGGCATCGTGGCCCAGGATTATTTAGGGGTTGAGCGTGAATACTATCAGCCGGTTCACCGCGGCTTCGAGCTCGAACTTTCCGCACGACTCGTTCAGATTCGACGCGAACTGCGGGGCTCGCAAGAAGATTGA
- a CDS encoding DUF368 domain-containing protein gives MTNPASHSPTRIHPAYLFSVGLCMGAADVVPGVSGGTMAFVLGVYPNLLQAIRCFDFGMLTDFFRLRWRNAFHNIPWRFLLPLGLGIVTAVGTLAELLSHLLQYHESLLFAFFFGLIIASIVALAGRLKWSLPAAATLLLGAAFAFWLVGLVPADPGHSPIILFGSGAIAICAMILPGISGSFILLILGQYTYCVTALTSLIDAARDLDFAKVGSTLLQVILPAGLGAVTGLLLFTRLLSWLLNRYYTTTVALLVGFMVGSLRRIWPYKQILSVGLDRHGKEIPLEWRNILPTEMNGDVLLAIALAGLGFVFLSLIDHIYDRSNPVIVAIMSRAKQAQ, from the coding sequence ATGACAAACCCAGCAAGCCACTCACCCACCCGAATCCACCCTGCCTACCTATTCTCCGTAGGCCTTTGTATGGGTGCGGCCGATGTCGTTCCGGGAGTATCAGGGGGGACAATGGCCTTCGTGTTGGGCGTCTATCCCAATCTACTGCAAGCGATTCGATGTTTTGATTTCGGCATGCTAACCGACTTTTTTCGACTCCGATGGCGCAATGCGTTTCACAACATCCCGTGGCGATTTCTTCTACCGCTGGGTTTGGGGATCGTCACCGCTGTTGGTACGCTTGCCGAATTGTTATCCCATCTCTTGCAATATCACGAATCACTGCTCTTTGCCTTCTTCTTTGGTTTGATCATTGCCTCGATTGTTGCCTTGGCCGGTCGATTGAAATGGAGCCTACCGGCCGCAGCCACCTTACTGCTGGGAGCCGCCTTTGCCTTTTGGTTGGTCGGCCTCGTGCCGGCTGATCCAGGACATTCGCCAATCATTTTGTTTGGAAGTGGCGCGATTGCCATTTGCGCAATGATCCTGCCAGGCATTTCGGGTTCATTCATTTTGCTGATTTTGGGTCAGTACACCTATTGTGTGACCGCCTTAACCAGCCTGATCGATGCAGCACGCGACCTTGACTTTGCAAAAGTCGGATCAACCCTTCTGCAGGTTATCCTACCCGCGGGTCTGGGCGCCGTAACGGGCTTGCTGTTGTTCACCCGTCTCCTGAGTTGGTTATTGAATCGATACTACACCACCACGGTCGCGTTGCTGGTGGGTTTCATGGTGGGTTCCCTTCGGCGCATTTGGCCCTACAAACAAATTCTCTCCGTCGGGCTCGATCGGCATGGCAAAGAGATTCCTTTGGAATGGAGAAACATTCTCCCCACGGAGATGAATGGAGATGTGCTGTTGGCGATCGCGTTGGCCGGACTCGGCTTCGTCTTCTTGAGTTTGATCGATCACATCTACGACCGAAGCAATCCGGTCATTGTCGCCATCATGTCTCGAGCCAAACAGGCTCAATGA
- a CDS encoding extracellular solute-binding protein, translating into MAQSATIRMFVLLFGMLTLAACRPSSENEVVVYTALDREFSEPIFEQFTQATGIQVRPKYDSEANKTVGLVNLIINEQRRPRCDLFWNNEIINTLRLDQKGLLQSYQSPQATRYPEAFRSPDGRWYGFAARARVLLVNRELLLQNEWPTSIEALADPKWQGKVGIAKPLFGTTAAHAACLYAAQGETKTRDFFRKLSNNARIYAGNRQVAQAVAAGQILFGLTDTDDAMIEIEAGMPVEIIYPDQAADQLGTLFIPNTLAIIKGCRHPEAAQQLINFLLSAETESRLARGKSAQIPLNPNLSKTARVATPREKRAMEADFPAAAQAWDRSASDLRELFSQ; encoded by the coding sequence GTGGCCCAATCCGCAACGATACGGATGTTTGTGCTGCTGTTCGGAATGCTAACGCTGGCAGCCTGCCGCCCATCCTCAGAAAATGAGGTTGTTGTTTATACGGCGCTCGACCGAGAGTTTTCAGAACCGATTTTTGAACAATTCACACAGGCTACCGGTATCCAAGTCCGCCCCAAATACGACTCTGAGGCGAACAAGACCGTCGGACTGGTCAACCTGATCATCAACGAACAACGGCGTCCCCGCTGCGATCTCTTCTGGAACAACGAAATCATCAACACCCTGCGACTTGATCAGAAAGGGTTACTACAGAGCTACCAATCTCCCCAGGCAACTCGCTATCCGGAGGCCTTCCGATCACCCGATGGCCGTTGGTACGGCTTTGCTGCTCGAGCTCGCGTGTTACTCGTCAACCGAGAATTGCTGCTTCAAAACGAGTGGCCGACGTCGATCGAAGCGTTGGCAGATCCGAAGTGGCAGGGAAAAGTCGGCATCGCGAAACCTTTATTCGGCACGACCGCCGCCCACGCTGCCTGCCTTTACGCAGCGCAGGGAGAAACCAAAACGCGGGATTTTTTCCGAAAACTGTCCAACAACGCTCGAATCTATGCCGGCAACCGACAAGTCGCTCAAGCTGTCGCCGCCGGTCAAATTCTATTTGGCCTGACCGACACCGACGATGCGATGATCGAAATTGAAGCGGGCATGCCGGTGGAAATCATCTACCCGGATCAAGCTGCCGACCAGTTGGGCACGCTGTTCATCCCCAATACGCTCGCCATCATCAAAGGCTGCCGGCACCCTGAGGCGGCACAGCAGTTGATCAATTTTTTACTTTCGGCGGAAACAGAATCGCGTCTCGCCCGCGGCAAAAGCGCCCAGATCCCCTTGAACCCCAACCTAAGCAAGACGGCAAGGGTCGCCACCCCGCGGGAAAAACGTGCGATGGAGGCCGATTTTCCAGCAGCCGCCCAAGCCTGGGATCGCTCAGCGAGCGACTTACGCGAGCTTTTCAGTCAATGA